Proteins from a single region of Scylla paramamosain isolate STU-SP2022 chromosome 13, ASM3559412v1, whole genome shotgun sequence:
- the LOC135106341 gene encoding E3 ubiquitin-protein ligase hyd-like gives MTSLHCVIHPLPGTEDQLNERLRELGLRLNWSGGVGVSAVAGLRENIRQVAIGPSHIAVLTEEGRVARLVFSINTDALDLNKTEQKQGNCNKGSTQSSTKLTARMSTGGRRIVRTTSGSGGVRGRGAGVIMGSSRPMLPAQYVPEELISQAQVVLQGRSRNLIIRELQRTNLDVNLAVNNLLSRDDEDVEEPEESGDSYVPEDLISLLDAGISVAADHPSVIIDADAMFSDDMFGYSSVRSRSGGSRGRAGERDREGSAGSTGSEHRADRELRWRDRHYSGPRKWLSNALLSVRVAQPHSETGKKKDSLLPDAIDVADNLQYWPERQGNLSALRFSHIAALHSELVAVSTTGQLYQWRWADKDPYVHPELPNVHHPKAVPLGLLGERVVSISAAGVRCSVATESGRVATWLDETLADVATKLEQPAQSFPELQNERILSLHTCQLYTCAWCESGSLFWWGVLPFNQRKKLWEKFRSKSRKQRSEITEGVQVGMRSSPMYHPGALAFSTSGGVPKIGQLINAAWNLSDTCRFKILPPGGVMSGSSGGGGGSSSGGGGSSSSSSSSSSSSGFQSNSGSSSSQGVSNSGGGGSSGSTSGSSGSGEKKSLSSEVLGSAAKALKCGDSKETSDKLDMPPPPSPASSTCSDTGSITSPASYKRGKRPAPRDEMERFDEEEWPLRDVIFVEDTRPVPIGEVLAVDGNQVVVVPQTKEGKGNLRVIHRDQLQVIRAGGNPRVPDCYQKTPKRIPISEQGQILTVAVDSRGIHAIVKNGSRLTYAIYNLSSGKAEQECMFPTDSTAFMGSEPSGISLTITGESENVGVLRDGNSTIYPLSKDCVDSIKDPHWPDLPPVSCLGVATHFLHGAGAHQKNHVAILVLALKTQTLMPKILRCDPEGVRQVLALLENDTPDTLSNLTSEAIVEEKCDGNRNILHACISTCCPVTSKESEGESVLEKDPILGSFAWPPSSSDTLSDTASGAGPDDDLITPSSSKTAPGPSMPTIGTSDPTERKSFSLTILRTICDSPSLAPHLRNLLIAKDSNGFTPFMLAVSGRAYQAALILFDVIHRVALESALDAESVRRAVTQMIFPRGSNPDDSPLHVLCYNDTCSFTWTGAEHINQDIFECRTCGLVGSLCCCTECARVCHKGHDCKLKKTSPTAYCDCWEKCKCKALKSGHQTARFDLLSRLITETDLVNIANGRGENLLLFLVQTVGRQVTEQKQWSRSRSTSSARKNTLSEVTMEVPDHDLEPPKFSRRALERLLNDWAAVRAMVMTGHKEEVPPSNASTDEINFMQYQGHTTHLDKFTYCLLVKLATQVEPRNLKLKQLINSDDDERKMIADTMVTALINTLIRELHNDSVPGRKQEAEKVARRFIASVVRIFVILAIEMIPNAGKKKPGSSYTQPLAKCIKVFESLIPVAVTELCDAADALMLPVRLNYVKPTAPFPLTSTHVDANHGCKEMFEVEPLQRYHHRFGGGSMEQPSTSTSSSRGGSVSMSGAPGEEVEEGGEEEVAPSMSRPGPAPASRSRRTRPDHILPPQVDDHDNEGGSERDDANERSEQEGDGVAEVEGGESDMELDLLAESDSDSDDNQSAVDNTSAQRSVQTGATAGSDGEDDSGESSPGEDEDDESEAAETDEFDSAELFSDEQLERRGNTSSTARNIAPHNLQWAVRNPRDTSSRSGGTTGGPAATGSSSTTSSGLIYIDPTSLRHGPTSSSSVTPSSHEPVSLATTNNTLARAFTIVVRQMSSLLSLACDLVRDGVLTSRTPGGGAGASSIPGSSGSSTTANQICLTPTIISALLKQVDARLQPTWDWLLSLMDSTESQLRFGRELNQLIEGSGGGTTTTSTSAPAGIPASRPRERSAGRTGLFIRDPLTGPLSRYQSARRGARAVASTADPQNARRDTLSYVVSLLRAHKNEHCDTLPDIDVGSLKHIAYVFDALISYLRCCESDSSAHIDSGGAECTGFSWERDENENEDDMDDLPSITPSAGDSESTDEDSNLSNSRGRKHTFFQRSQSTLCLGSLGPDVFSTSLQEALPLADKPHLLQPNARREELFGIPRAHSHNSGTETRTPLDTPLSRLGVLDNLHMVGPYPPTPPQSYAHMLGSVRTVDHQPTDLSVYSSGHMRDIKDEDMSEDSGETSQERAPIIVSPRRTGSSLAEGISDHTNNAAGHFSSESTPTRASVKSVIVRVGSSPVSSAFKSEGSTSSSLAPNLASTSTTSYTPGCIGGRGGTDLLVVPLDGRSSRGSEMGVHTPHDVSANVTIDTTHDQMKPTLLRNGVTQDLLLGRWRLTLELFGRVFIDDVGAEPGSIIAQLGGFPVKEAKFRREMEKLRNCQQRDMNLTKIDRERGQLIAQTFKELNTQYNNYHRRGTQSSPPLAVNRVKVTFRDEPGEGSGVARSFYTAIAEALLSGEKLPNLEPCQVGLSVVRYSLYGQYKGRDRDRRQGASSSRLLQRRESRKTLSVDARPFYMTGEGTSNEHLPSNVLQLGEALFPKVQNLRPSLASKITGMLLELTHAQLLLLSASEDALRQKVDEAVDLILAQGRDHTPEYSPSHQDTDEGGEEPEDASAPLFYQPGKRGFYSPRQSRPGLERLNAFRNVGRLLGLCLLQNELCPIYLNRHVLKYILGRPIRFHDLAFFDPVMYESLRKLVLDAENKDTGTDVFKALDLTFSIDVISEEGGTNVELISGGRNIEVTTSNVYDYVRKYAEYRMVKSQEKALQSVRDGVFDVIPGGSLDSLTAEDLRLLLNGVGDINVATLISYTSFNDESAESNDRLNKFKRWLWSIVEKMTNQEKQDLVYFWTGSPALPASEEGFQPMPSVTIRPADDSHLPTANTCISRLYIPLYSTRAILRSKLLLAIKTKNFGFV, from the exons ATGACGTCGTTACACTGTGTTATCCACCCCCTGCCGGGCACCGAGGACCAGCTGAATGAGAG gCTGAGAGAATTGGGCCTTCGGCTGAATTGGTCAGGGGGTGTTGGAGTGAGTGCAGTAGCAGGGTTGAGAGAGAATATCCGGCAGGTTGCTATTGGCCCCTCGCACATTGCAGTGCTTACTGAGGAAGGTCGTGTGGCCCGATTGGTGTTTTCGATCAATACCGATGCTCTTGATCTCAACAAAACTGAACAAAAGCAGGG AAACTGCAACAAGGGGAGCACTCAGAGTAGCACCAAGCTAACAGCACGCATGTCCACTGGTGGACGCCGGATTGTTCGCACCACATCTGGGTCAGGAGGTGTGAGGGGACGGGGAGCTGGAGTAATCATGGGGTCATCTCGCCCCATGTTGCCAGCTCAGTATGTCCCTGAAGAACTTATTTCCCAGGCACAAGTTGTACTGCAGGGAAGGAGCCGCAACCTTATCATCAGAGAGCTTCAG AGAACCAACCTTGATGTGAACTTGGCTGTAAATAACCTTCTGTCAAGAGATGATGAGGATGTGGAAGAACCAGAAGAGAGTGGTGATTCATATGTGCCAGAAGACCTCATCTCCCTTTTAGATGCTGGAATATCTGTGGCTGCTGACCATCCCTCTGTGATAATAGATGCTGATGCCATGTTTTCTGATGACATGTTTGGGTACTCCTCAGTGCGCAG TCGATCTGGAGGAAGCCGGGGACGAGCAGGAGAACGTGACCGTGAAGGCTCTGCCGGGTCCACTGGCTCAGAGCATCGAGCCGACAGAGAGCTGAGGTGGAGGGACCGCCATTATTCAGGACCCCGCAAATGGCTCTCAAATGCACTGCTTTCAGTTCGAGTAGCACAACCCCACTCAG aaacaggaaagaagaaggattcGCTTCTACCAGATGCTATTGATGTGGCTGACAACCTACAATACTGGCCAGAGAGGCAAGGGAATCTTAGTGCTCTACGGTTCTCACACATTGCTGCTCTTCATTCTGAGCTAGTAGCTGTGTCAACAACAGGACAGCTTTACCAGTGGCGCTGGGCTGATAAAGATCCATATGTCCATCCAGAG CTGCCAAATGTACACCATCCCAAGGCTGTTCCATTGGGGTTGTTAGGGGAGAGGGTAGTTTCTATCAGTGCTGCAGGAGTAAGGTGCAGTGTGGCTACGGAATCTGGCCGAGTTGCAACCTGGCTGGATGAGACTCTAGCTGATGTGGCCACCAAATTAGAACAACCAGCACAGTCATTCCCAGAA TTGCAGAATGAGCGCATATTATCCCTCCATACATGTCAGCTGTATACGTGTGCCTGGTGTGAGTCTGGTTCTCTCTTCTGGTGGGGTGTCTTGCCCTTCAATCAACGAAAGAAACTTTGGGAAAAGTTTCGCAGTAAGAGTCGCAAGCAGCGCTCAGAGATCACAGAAGGAGTTCag GTTGGCATGCGATCATCACCCATGTATCACCCAGGTGCTCTTGCCTTCTCCACCTCTGGTGGTGTCCCTAAAATTGGACAGTTAATCAATGCTGCCTGGAATCTTAGTGACACCTGCAG GTTCAAGATTCTTCCTCCTGGAGGAGTGATGAGTGGATccagtggaggagggggaggcagcagtagtggtggtggtgggagcagCTCCTCTAGCTCCAGTAGCAGTTCATCATCAGGTTTTCAATCTAACAGTGGCAGTTCATCATCTCAGGG cGTATCTAACAGTGGAGGGGGTGGGAGCAGTGGCAGCACCAGTGGAAGCAGTGgaagtggagaaaagaagagtttATCATCTGAGGTTTTGGGGTCAGCAGCCAAAGCCCTAAAGTGTGGAGACAGTAAAGAAACCTCTGACAAGCTGGAcatgcctccaccaccatccccagCATCCAGTACCTGCTCAGATACTG GTTCCATCACATCCCCTGCATCTTACAAGCGGGGAAAGAGGCCTGCCCCTCGGGATGAAATGGAGCGATTTGATGAAGAAGAGTGGCCACTGCGAGATGTTATCTTTGTTGAAGACACAAGACCAGTACCAATAGGAGAAGTCCTGGCTGTTGATGGAAATCAG GTTGTAGTTGTACCTCAGACcaaagaagggaagggtaaCCTGCGAGTGATCCACCGTGACCAGCTGCAGGTGATCCGTGCAGGAGGGAACCCTCGCGTGCCTGACTGTTATCAAAAGACTCCCAAGAGGATTCCTATCTCAGAGCAAGGCCAGATCCTCACTGTGGCAGTGGACAGTAGAG GAATACATGCCATTGTGAAGAATGGTAGCCGCCTCACTTATGCCATATACAATTTGAGCTCAGGCAAGGCTGAGCAAGAATGTATGTTTCCCACTGACAGTACAGCATTTATGGGTTCTGAACCTTCGGGTATCTCACTTACTATAACTGGTGAG AGTGAAAACGTGGGTGTTCTGCGTGATGGAAACAGCACTATCTACCCCTTGAGTAAAGACTGTGTTGACTCTATCAAAGACCCTCACTGGCCAGATCTCCCTCCAGTGTCTTGTTTGGGGGTAgccacacacttccttcatGGAGCTGGTGCCCACCAGAAAAATCATGTGGCAATACTTGTCCTTGCACTCAAAACTCAAACATTGATGCCTAAAATTCTTCGCTGTGATCCTGAGGGTGTGAGGCAGGTCTTGGCTCTTCTTGAGAATGATACTCCAG atACCTTATCCAATCTTACTTCAGAGGcaatagtagaagaaaaatgtgATGGTAATCGTAACATCCTCCATGCTTGCATATCCACCTGCTGTCCTGTTACAAgcaaggaaagtgaaggagaatcTGTACTGGAAAAAGACCCAATTTTGGGCAGTTTTGCCTGGCCACCAAGCTCCTCTGATACTCTGAGTGACACTGCTAGTGGTGCTGGGCCTGATGATGATCTCATCACCCCATCTTCTTCCAAAACTGCACCTGGACCTAGCATGCCCACTATTGGAACCTCAGACCCAACAGAGCGGAAATCTTTCTCATTAACCATATTACGAACCATTTGTGACAGTCCTTCATTGGCCCCACACTTAAGAAACTTATTGATTGCTAAAGACTCCAATGGCTTCACCCCATTCATGCTAGCAGTGTCTGGACGAGCTTATCAGGCAGCTCTCATACTGTTTGATGTGATTCATCGTGTGGCTCTTGAAAGTGCACTAGATGCAGAGAGTGTGCGACGAGCAGTCACTCAAATGATATTTCCACGAGGAAGTAATCCTGATGACTCTCCACTACATGTGTTGTGTTATAATGACACTTGCTCCTTTACTTGGACAGGGGCAGAACATATCAATCAAGACATATTTGAGTGCAGAACTTGTGGATTAGTTGGTTCCTTGTGCTGTTGTACAGAATGTGCAAGAGTTTGCCACAAAGGTCATGACtgtaaactaaagaaaacttCACCAACAGCATACTGTGATTGCTGggaaaaatgtaaatgtaaGGCACTTAAATCTGGGCACCAGACTGCACGGTTTGATCTCCTGTCCCGCTTGATAACAGAAACGGACCTTGTTAATATTGCAAATGGGCGTGGAGAAAatcttctcttgttccttgTACAAACAGTTGGACGGCAAGTGACAGAACAGAAGCAGTGGTCTAG GAGTCGCTCTACATCTTCAGCTCGAAAAAACACCTTGTCGGAGGTGACCATGGAGGTTCCAGACCATGACCTTGAGCCTCCAAAGTTTAGTCGACGAGCCTTAGAACGCCTCTTGAATGACTGGGCAGCCGTAAGGGCCATGGTAATGACGGGTCACAAGGAGGAGGTTCCTCCATCAAATGCATCTACTGATGAAATCAACTTCATGCAGTATCAGGGCCATACTACTCACTTAGACAAATTTACTTACTGTCTTCTTGTGAAGTTGGCAACTCAG gtCGAGCCCCGTAACCTCAAACTTAAGCAGCTTAtaaacagtgatgatgatgaacgtAAGATGATTGCAGATACCATGGTCACAGCCCTCATCAACACTCTCATTAGAGAACTTCATAATGACAGTGTTCCAGGGCGAAAGCAAGAAGCAGAAAAG GTTGCTCGAAGGTTCATAGCATCAGTTGTGCGCATCTTTGTGATTttggccatagagatgattccTAATGCTGGGAAGAAGAAACCAGGAAGTTCATATACACAACCATTGGCCAAGTGCATCAAG GTGTTTGAATCACTGATTCCTGTGGCAGTGACAGAACTCTGCGATGCTGCTGATGCTCTCATGCTTCCTGTGCGCCTCAACTATGTCAAGCCAACtgctcctttccctctcacctctacCCATGTAGATGCAAATCATGGCTGTAAG GAGATGTTTGAGGTGGAGCCACTGCAAAGATATCACCATCGGTTTGGAGGAGGCAGCATGGAGCAGCCATCCACCtcgaccagcagcagcagaggtggGAGTGTTAGCATGAGTGGTGCACCTggggaagaagtagaagagggaggtgaagaggaggtggcACCCAGCATGTCACGACCTGGGCCAGCACCTGCTTCAAGGTCACGAAGGACTCGACCAGACCACATCCTCCCTCCTCAAGTTGATGATCATGATAATGAAGGTGGCAGTGAAAGAGATGATGCAAATGAGCGCTCTGAACAAGAAGGTGACGGTGTTGCCGAGGTGGAAGGGGGAGAATCAGACATGGAACTGGATCTTTTAGCAGAATCTGATAGTGACAGTGACGACAACCAATCCGCTGTAGATAACACTTCTGCACAGAGGTCAGTTCAGACTGGTGCGACAGCTGGCAGTGATGGTGAAGATGACTCTGGGGAATCATCACCaggggaagatgaggatgatgagagCGAAGCAGCTGAAACTGATGAATTTGACTCTGCAGAGCTATTCTCTGATGAGCagctggagaggagaggaaacaccTCTTCCACAGCACGTAACATTGCTCCTCATAATCTTCAGTGGGCAGTTAGAAATCCAAGGGACACCAGTTCACGTTCAGGAGGAACCACAGGAGGACCAGCAGCAACAGGTTCCTCAAGTACAACATCAAGTGGACTAATATATATTGACCCAACATCACTTAGGCATGGTCCAACATCCAGCTCCTCTGTGACTCCTTCTTCCCATGAGCCAGTCAGTTTGGCcaccacaaataacaccctgGCCAGAGCTTTTACCATTGTTGTTAGGCAAATGAGTTCACTCTTAAGTCTAGCTTGTGATTTAGTAAGAGATGGAGTCCTGACCTCTAgaacaccaggaggaggagcaggggcaAGCAGCATTCCTGGTAGCAGTGGAAGTAGCACCACTGCCAATCAGATCTGCTTGACACCCACCATTATATCAGCTCTCCTCAAGCAGGTGGATGCACGGCTCCAGCCAACATGGGACTGGTTGCTAAGTCTAATGGACTCAACAGAATCTCAACTGAG ATTTGGCCGTGAGTTGAACCAGCTGATTGAGGGCAGTGGTGGAGGAACTACAACCACATCTACATCAGCCCCTGCAGGGATTCCAGCATCTCGGCCCCGGGAGCGAAGTGCTGGCAGGACAGGACTGTTCATCAGGGACCCTCTTACAGGACCCTTGTCCAGATACCAGAGTGCCAGGAGGGGGGCTCGTGCTGTGGCCAGCACTGCAGACCCCCAGAATGCCAGAAGGGATACTCTGTCATATGTTGTGTCCCTCTTAAGAGCCCATAAAAATGAACATTGTGATACATTACCAGACATCGATGTTGGCTCACTGAAACATATAG CATATGTCTTCGATGCACTCATCAGTTACCTTCGATGCTGTGAGAGTGACAGCAGTGCCCACATAGATTCTGGTGGAGCAGAGTGCACTGGCTTCTCTTGGGAGcgggatgaaaatgaaaatgaagatgacaTGGATGATCTCCCTTCCATCACTCCATCAGCTGGGGACAGTGAGTCAACTGATGAAGACTCAAACCTCTCCAATTCCAGAGGAAGGAAACACACCTTCTTCCAG AGATCCCAGTCTACTTTGTGTCTGGGATCTCTAGGTCCAGATGTCTTCAGCACCAGCCTGCAGGAAGCACTGCCTCTTGCTGACAAGCCTCATCTTCTCCAACCTAATGCTCGCAGAGAAGAACTTTTTGGCATTCCACGAGCACATTCACACAATTCTG GGACTGAGACAAGAACACCACTGGACACTCCTCTGTCTCGTCTTGGTGTGCTGGACAACTTGCACATGGTAGGCCCATATCCACCCACACCTCCACAATCTTATGCCCATATGTTGGGATCCGTGCGAACTGTAGACCACCAGCCAACTGACCTCTCCGTTTATTCAAGTGGACACATGAGAGATATCAAG GATGAAGATATGAGTGAAGATAGTGGAGAGACTTCACAAGAGAGGGCTCCAATTATCGTTTCCCCAAGGCGAACTGGAAGCAGTCTTGCTGAGGGTATCAGTGACCACACCAATAATGCAGCTGGCCACTTTTCATCAGAATCTACTCCAACCAGAGCCAgtgttaagagtgttattgtaAGAGTTGGATCATCACCAGTGTCAAGTGCATTCAAGTCTGAG GGGAGCACATCCTCATCCCTGGCACCCAACCTGGCCTCCACTTCCACAACCTCCTACACCCCTGGCTGTATTGGTGGGCGGGGAGGGACTGACCTGCTGGTTGTTCCCCTGGATGGCCGCAGCAGCCGTGGGTCCGAGATGGGCGTCCACACTCCTCATGATGTGTCAGCAAATGTTACCATTGATACCACACATGACCAGATGAA GCCAACATTGTTGAGAAATGGAGTGACTCAAGACTTGCTGTTGGGTCGTTGGAGGCTAACATTAGAGTTGTTTGGAAGAGTGTTTATTGATGATGTTGGTGCTGAGCCAGGTTCCATAATTGCCCAACTAGGAGGCTTCCCAGTAAAAGAGGCAAAGTTTAGAAGGGAAATGGAGAAGCTTAGAAATTGCCAGCAACGTGACATGAATCTCACAAAG ATTGACCGTGAAAGGGGACAGCTAATTGCTCAGACATTCAAAGAGCTCAACACACAGTATAATAATTACCACAGGCGGGGCACACAGTCTTCCCCACCTTTAGCTGTGAATCGTGTCAAAGTAACATTCCGAGATGAGCCAGGGGAAGGATCAGGGGTGGCTAGATCATTCTATACAGCAATTGCTGAAGCTCTCCTTTCTGGTGAAAAGCTTCCTAATCTAGAGCCTTGTCAG GTTGGTTTATCTGTGGTAAGATACAGCTTATATGGGCAGTACAAAGGACGGGACAGAGACCGCCGTCAGGGAGCATCATCATCTCGGTTACTGCAGAGAAGAGAGTCCCGAAAGACTCTCTCAGTTGATGCACGGCCATTTTACATGACTGGGGAAGGAACAAGCAATGAGCATCTGCCTTCCAATGTGCTGCAGCTGGGAGAGGCTCTCTTCCCCAAAGTTCAGAACCTGAGACCA tcaTTAGCTAGTAAGATCACGGGAATGTTGCTGGAGTTGACTCATgcacaactgctgctgctgtctgctAGTGAAGATGCACTACGTCAAAAAGTGGATGAAGCAGTTGACTTGATACTTGCTCAGGGTCGAGATCATACACCAGAATATTCCCCTTCACATCAAG ATACAGATGAAGGTGGAGAAGAGCCTGAGGATGCCAGTGCTCCTTTATTCTATCAGCCTGGCAAGAGAGGATTCTACTCTCCAAGGCAAAGCCGGCCAGGCCTCGAAAGACTTAATGCATTCCGTAATGTTGGCAG ACTTCTTGGGTTGTGTTTGCTACAAAATGAATTGTGCCCCATCTACCTGAACCGTCACGTCCTTAAGTATATTCTGGGGCGGCCAATCCGCTTCCATGACCTGGCCTTCTTTGATCCTGTGATGTATGAGAGTCTGCGTAAGCTGGTGCTGGATGCGGAAAACAAAGATACTGGTACTGATGTCTTCAAAGCCCTTGACTTGACATTCAG CATTGATGTAATCTCCGAGGAGGGTGGCACAAATGTGGAACTGATTAGTGGAGGCCGCAACATAGAAGTGACCACCAGCAATGTGTATGACTATGTGCGCAAGTATGCAGAATACCGAATGGTAAAGTCACAGGAAAAAGCCCTGCAG AGTGTGCGTGATGGGGTGTTTGATGTTATTCCTGGTGGATCCCTTGACTCCCTTACTGCTGAAGATCTACGACTCCTCCTGAATGGTGTTGGAGATATTAATGTTGCCACCTTGATATCATATACTTCTTTCAATGATGAAAGTGCTGAATCTAATGATCGCCTTAATAAGTTTAAGCGCTGGCTTTGGTCTATTGTGGAGAAGATGACCAATCAAGAGAAACAAGACCTG GTATACTTCTGGACAGGTTCACCTGCCTTACCTGCATCGGAAGAAGGTTTCCAGCCCATGCCATCAGTAACTATCCGACCTGCAGATGACTCTCACCTGCCCACTGCAAACACCTGCATCAGCCGCCTCTACATCCCTTTGTATTCCACACGCGCTATTTTGCGCTCTAAGCTCCTATTAGCAATCAAGACGAAGAATTTTGGATTTGTTTga